The Drosophila bipectinata strain 14024-0381.07 chromosome 2L, DbipHiC1v2, whole genome shotgun sequence genome has a segment encoding these proteins:
- the Nhe2 gene encoding Na(+)/H(+) exchanger beta isoform X2 — MSNLTEQDYDSATPALEQQMNLARRACWKSHSFGSKDLPTKASPALTIVNPAMPDPNEAEKPPSDESKTKIEPETKARITKATCNASPSGIFGKRAILLLALCLLLGLSQGRPNMSATGVTPGQDSIVDAGAVTQLNLAQPPPTAVAKDDAQPTPSEPPSHRLPRAEPLKSNDPNPEEEEGGHKMERYPLSSVDFVRVKTPFIIGIWILSASIAKIGFHMTPKLHLIFPESCLLIVVGVVIGVVLYFCTDVAVSPLTPNTFFFYMLPPIILDAGYFMPNRLFFDNLGTILLMAVVGTIFNIATIGGSLYACGLFGIYGESETPGLMDVFLFASLISAVDPVAVLAVFEEIHVNEILYIVVFGESLLNDAVTVVMYHMMESYNEIGLDKIIAQDIASGVGSFFVVALGGTAIGIIWGFLTGLVTRFTDHVRVIEPIFIFVMAYLAYLNAEIFHMSGILAITFCGITMKNYVESNISQKSHTTVKYALKMLSSSAETIIFMFLGVATVNNMHVWNTWFVVLTIAFCSVFRVIGVILLSALANRFRLHKLSRVDQFVMSYGGLRGAVAFALVLLVDENVVKQKNMFVTTTIAVIYFTVFLQGITIKPLVKILNVKRANKRKPTMNERIHERFMDHLMAGIEDIVGKTGNYNVRDKFKRFDNRFIRPLLIRDLKGAEPKIIETYSKLTMRDAMEVMRRNPSTIGQMTGTESMSALFRNYTNNYIGGRWAPPTIYTTCPSLTNLDNTCSRNLDMAELDYNPSKKDLTDAKIHHLLAEELKPYRRASIQMHRRLSYSRHAVDDRDLSTQVNYKMQMNFRRMFNDRKHHKRSKRGASNKEPKENVKQNHVSFHDFQQNGTTKQLTNDYINNVLNETAEECQQNPNEINVVGPSDDWDDGLTFTAKSSLAEHPIPEEDRNLSRESDGERRVATPTATESQLPWKRQGDECTDAVQQNEFPAWASNKEYLAYNSPSATFLGGINKPKQPKSVIGLFRRESSSSKAGSIGIGSTGTVDAAASSADPMVVPSSQAIQPPAVGGLPGPSTSMHNPRLDKRSQSISSGSLGAGAHQLGPDGHSGPFPVTASHRRNVRRGSMLELSGLIATGRRPSRILQFSPGATNLLESAKITSPTPPPPPTTTTTSTRTTKTSTSPSTTKNHTNNSTDTTSGSVTYSTPASPRSEDSDTYYPNDTIPEESSYQHGHSKSLCEPADSDDWDGAPLSAASGANSERMMRSGREPLLPRPSNTPRAQIRRMNAGAVGGAVGSLGGRKNQVTKALLDYEDSETDSDEDDDDEDEDFDLYDDENIVVTTFTTPAAPGVRRPGSSPGSGSDATTTTTSIRLTRNNDESII; from the exons ATGAGCAACCTCACGGAACAGGACTACGACAGTGCCACGCCGGCACTGGAACAGCAAATGAATCTGGCCAGGCGAGCCTGCTGGAAGAGTCACTCTTTCGGCAGCAAGGACCTCCCCACGAAAGCAAGTCCTGCCTTGACGATAGTTAATCCTGCAATGCCGGATCCAAACGAGGCAGAAAAACCACCGAGTGatgaaagcaaaacaaaaatagaaccAGAAACTAAAGCCAGAATAACGAAAGCAACCTGCAATGCCAGCCCGAGTGGGATTTTCGGTAAACGAGCCATCCTGCTCCTGGCTCTGTGCCTCCTCCTTGGCCTTTCCCAGGGGAGACCGAACATGAGTGCCACCGGTGTGACTCCTGGCCAGGACAGTATTGTGGATGCGGGTGCGGTCACCCAGCTAAAT CTGGCCCAGCCACCGCCGACAGCCGTTGCCAAGGATGATGCACAGCCCACGCCATCCGAGCCCCCATCTCACAGACTGCCACGTGCCGAACCGCTCAAGTCCAATGATCCGAatccggaggaggaggagggtgGCCACAAAATGGAGAGGTATCCGCTCTCCAGCGTGGATTTTGTTCGTGTGAAGACGCCGTTCATCATAGGAATCTGGATCCTGTCGGCTAGTATAGCCAAAATTG GATTCCATATGACGCCCAAGTTGCATCTAATATTTCCGGAGTCGTGCCTGCTGATTGTCGTGGGTGTGGTGATTGGTGTGGTTTTATATTTCTGCACCGATGTCGCCGTATCCCCGCTGACCCCCAACACCTTCTTCTTCTATATGCTGCCGCCGATTATCCTGGACGCCGGTTACTTTATGCCCAATCGATTGTTCTTCGACAACCTGGGCACCATTCTGCTGATGGCGGTGGTCGGAACCATCTTCAATATTGCCACCATCG GTGGTTCCCTCTACGCCTGTGGCCTCTTTGGCATTTACGGGGAAAGTGAGACTCCGGGACTGATGGACGTCTTTTTGTTCGCCTCCCTCATATCCGCCGTAGATCCGGTGGCTGTGCTGGCCGTGTTCGAGGAGATACATGTCAACGAGATCCTGtacattgttgtttttggcgaGTCCTTGCTAAACGATGCCGTTACG GTTGTCATGTACCACATGATGGAGTCCTACAACGAGATTGGCTTAGACAAGATAATTGCCCAGGACATAGCCAGTGGAGTGGGGTCCTTCTTTGTGGTTGCCCTAGGAGGCACTGCCATAG GCATCATCTGGGGTTTCCTTACTGGCCTAGTCACACGTTTTACGGATCATGTTCGAGTCATAGAAcccattttcattttcgtgATGGCCTATCTGGCCTACCTCAATGCGGAAATCTTCCACATGAGCGGTATCTTAGc CATCACATTCTGTGGCATCACAATGAAAAACTATGTGGAATCGAATATATCCCAAAAGTCCCACACGACTGTTAAATATGCCTTGAAAATGCTGTCCAGCTCGGCGGAGACCATTATCTTTATGTTCCTAGGCGTGGCCACGGTGAACAATATGCACGTATGGAATACGTGGTTTGTGGTGCTGACCATCGCCTTCTGTTCAGTGTTTCGTGTGATAG GAGTAATTCTGCTATCGGCCCTTGCCAATCGGTTCCGCTTGCATAAATTATCGCGAGTGGATCAGTTTGTGATGTCCTATGGTGGATTGCGTGGTGCTGTTGCCTTTGCCTTGGTCCTGTTGGTGGATGAGAATGTGGTCAAGCAGAAGAACATGTTTGTTACCACCACAATAGCTGTGATCTACTTTACTGTCTTCCTGCAAGGCATCACCATCAAGCCGCTGGTGAAGATCCTGAATGTGAAGCGAGCCAATAAACGCAAGCCAACCATGAACGAGCGTATTCATGAAAGA ttcATGGATCACTTGATGGCTGGCATTGAGGATATTGTGGGCAAGACAGGCAACTACAATGTGCGTGATAAATTCAAGCGTTTCGACAATCGCTTCATTCGCCCTCTGCTGATCAGAGATCTAAAG GGCGCTGAGCCGAAGATCATCGAGACCTATTCCAAACTGACAATGCGCGATGCCATGGAGGTGATGAGACGAAATCCCTCCACCATTGGCCAGATGACGGGCACCGAGTCGATGAGCGCCCTGTTCCGGAATTATACCAATAACTATATTGGCGGCAGGTGGGCACCGCCAACCATATACACCACCTG TCCCAGCCTGACAAATCTTGACAATACCTGTTCCCGCAATCTGGATATGGCTGAGCTTGATTATAATCCATCCAAAAAGGATCTGACTGATGCCAAGATCCACCATCTCTTGGCCGAAGAACTGAAGCCTTATAGAAGG GCTTCAATACAAATG CACCGTCGTCTTAGTTATAGCCGACACGCAGTAGATGACAGAGATTTGTCCACCCAG GTCAATTATAAGATGCAAATGAATTTCCGGCGAATGTTTAATGATCGGAAACATCACAAGCGCAGCAAACGTGGTGCCAGCAATAAg GAGCCCAAGGAGAATGTCAAACAAAATCATGTCTCTTTCCATGATTTTCAACAGAACGGCACCACCAAGCAGCTCACCAATG ACTATATTAACAATGTGCTTAACGAAACAGCCGAGGAGTGCCAACAGAACCCCAACGAGATCAATGTTGTTGGCCCCAGCGACGATTGGGATGACGGCCTGACCTTCACCGCCAAATCATCAC TGGCTGAGCATCCGATACCCGAAGAGGATCGCAACCTTTCTCGCGAATCTGATGGAGAAAGGCGAGTGGCCACTCCCACAGCTACGGAATCCCAGCTGCCGTGGAAACGCCAAGGCGATGAATGTACGGATGCAGTGCAGCAGAACGAGTTTCCTGCCTGGGCCTCGAACAAGGAATACTTGGCCTACAACTCTCCCAGTGCAACATTCCTAG GTGGTATAAACAAGCCTAAACAGCCCAAGTCCGTCATAGGTCTCTTCCGGCGTGAGAGTTCCAGCTCCAAGGCCGGCAGCATCGGAATCGGCAGCACGGGTACCGTGGATGCCGCCGCCAGCAGCGCGGATCCCATGGTTGTGCCTTCCTCCCAAGCCATCCAACCGCCGGCGGTGGGTGGTCTACCGGGTCCATCGACATCGATGCACAATCCCCGTCTGGACAAGCGTTCGCAGTCGATATCCTCCGGTTCGCTGGGCGCCGGAGCCCATCAACTCGGTCCGGATGGCCATTCCGGTCCATTTCCGGTTACGGCTAGTCATCGACGGAATGTGCGCAGAGGCTCCATGCTGGAGCTCAGTGG ACTCATTGCAACTGGACGCAGGCCCAGTAGAATTTTGCAATTTAGTCCAGGAGCAACTAATTTACTAGAGTCAGCCAAGATCACAAGTCCtactcctccacctcctcctactactactactacttcAACAAGAACAACGAAAACATCAACAAGTCCATCTACCACCAAGAACCACACCAACAATTCAACAGATACAACATCAGGCAGTGTGACTTACTCGACGCCAGCCTCCCCGAGATCGGAGGATAGCGACACATACTATCCAAA TGACACTATACCCGAGGAGTCGTCGTACCAGCATGGCCACTCCAAGTCCCTCTGCGAGCCGGCGGATTCGGATGACTGGGACGGAGCACCTCTGTCCGCCGCCAGCGGGGCCAACAGCGAGAGAATGATGCGGAGCGGGCGGGAACCGCTCCTGCCACGCCCCTCCAACACGCCCCGCGCCCAGATACGACGCATGAACGCCGGTGCCGTGGGCGGGGCAGTTGGTAGCCTGGGCGGGCGGAAGAATCAGGTGACCAAAGCCCTCCTCGACTACGAGGACTCCGAAACGGACTCCGACGAGGATGAtgacgacgaggacgaggattTCGATCTGTACGATGACGAGAACATTGTGGTCACCACCTTTACCACGCCAGCAGCTCCGGGCGTAAGGAGACCCGGATCCAGTCCTGGTTCCGGATCGgatgccaccaccaccacgacGAGCATCCGACTGACCCGCAACAACGACGAGAGCATCATTTGA
- the Nhe2 gene encoding sodium/hydrogen exchanger 3 isoform X16, translated as MSNLTEQDYDSATPALEQQMNLARRACWKSHSFGSKDLPTKASPALTIVNPAMPDPNEAEKPPSDESKTKIEPETKARITKATCNASPSGIFGKRAILLLALCLLLGLSQGRPNMSATGVTPGQDSIVDAGAVTQLNLAQPPPTAVAKDDAQPTPSEPPSHRLPRAEPLKSNDPNPEEEEGGHKMERYPLSSVDFVRVKTPFIIGIWILSASIAKIGFHMTPKLHLIFPESCLLIVVGVVIGVVLYFCTDVAVSPLTPNTFFFYMLPPIILDAGYFMPNRLFFDNLGTILLMAVVGTIFNIATIGGSLYACGLFGIYGESETPGLMDVFLFASLISAVDPVAVLAVFEEIHVNEILYIVVFGESLLNDAVTVVMYHMMESYNEIGLDKIIAQDIASGVGSFFVVALGGTAIGIIWGFLTGLVTRFTDHVRVIEPIFIFVMAYLAYLNAEIFHMSGILAITFCGITMKNYVESNISQKSHTTVKYALKMLSSSAETIIFMFLGVATVNNMHVWNTWFVVLTIAFCSVFRVIGVILLSALANRFRLHKLSRVDQFVMSYGGLRGAVAFALVLLVDENVVKQKNMFVTTTIAVIYFTVFLQGITIKPLVKILNVKRANKRKPTMNERIHERFMDHLMAGIEDIVGKTGNYNVRDKFKRFDNRFIRPLLIRDLKGAEPKIIETYSKLTMRDAMEVMRRNPSTIGQMTGTESMSALFRNYTNNYIGGSPSLTNLDNTCSRNLDMAELDYNPSKKDLTDAKIHHLLAEELKPYRRHRRLSYSRHAVDDRDLSTQVNYKMQMNFRRMFNDRKHHKRSKRGASNKEPKENVKQNHVSFHDFQQNGTTKQLTNDYINNVLNETAEECQQNPNEINVVGPSDDWDDGLTFTAKSSLAEHPIPEEDRNLSRESDGERRVATPTATESQLPWKRQGDECTDAVQQNEFPAWASNKEYLAYNSPSATFLGGINKPKQPKSVIGLFRRESSSSKAGSIGIGSTGTVDAAASSADPMVVPSSQAIQPPAVGGLPGPSTSMHNPRLDKRSQSISSGSLGAGAHQLGPDGHSGPFPVTASHRRNVRRGSMLELSGDTIPEESSYQHGHSKSLCEPADSDDWDGAPLSAASGANSERMMRSGREPLLPRPSNTPRAQIRRMNAGAVGGAVGSLGGRKNQVTKALLDYEDSETDSDEDDDDEDEDFDLYDDENIVVTTFTTPAAPGVRRPGSSPGSGSDATTTTTSIRLTRNNDESII; from the exons ATGAGCAACCTCACGGAACAGGACTACGACAGTGCCACGCCGGCACTGGAACAGCAAATGAATCTGGCCAGGCGAGCCTGCTGGAAGAGTCACTCTTTCGGCAGCAAGGACCTCCCCACGAAAGCAAGTCCTGCCTTGACGATAGTTAATCCTGCAATGCCGGATCCAAACGAGGCAGAAAAACCACCGAGTGatgaaagcaaaacaaaaatagaaccAGAAACTAAAGCCAGAATAACGAAAGCAACCTGCAATGCCAGCCCGAGTGGGATTTTCGGTAAACGAGCCATCCTGCTCCTGGCTCTGTGCCTCCTCCTTGGCCTTTCCCAGGGGAGACCGAACATGAGTGCCACCGGTGTGACTCCTGGCCAGGACAGTATTGTGGATGCGGGTGCGGTCACCCAGCTAAAT CTGGCCCAGCCACCGCCGACAGCCGTTGCCAAGGATGATGCACAGCCCACGCCATCCGAGCCCCCATCTCACAGACTGCCACGTGCCGAACCGCTCAAGTCCAATGATCCGAatccggaggaggaggagggtgGCCACAAAATGGAGAGGTATCCGCTCTCCAGCGTGGATTTTGTTCGTGTGAAGACGCCGTTCATCATAGGAATCTGGATCCTGTCGGCTAGTATAGCCAAAATTG GATTCCATATGACGCCCAAGTTGCATCTAATATTTCCGGAGTCGTGCCTGCTGATTGTCGTGGGTGTGGTGATTGGTGTGGTTTTATATTTCTGCACCGATGTCGCCGTATCCCCGCTGACCCCCAACACCTTCTTCTTCTATATGCTGCCGCCGATTATCCTGGACGCCGGTTACTTTATGCCCAATCGATTGTTCTTCGACAACCTGGGCACCATTCTGCTGATGGCGGTGGTCGGAACCATCTTCAATATTGCCACCATCG GTGGTTCCCTCTACGCCTGTGGCCTCTTTGGCATTTACGGGGAAAGTGAGACTCCGGGACTGATGGACGTCTTTTTGTTCGCCTCCCTCATATCCGCCGTAGATCCGGTGGCTGTGCTGGCCGTGTTCGAGGAGATACATGTCAACGAGATCCTGtacattgttgtttttggcgaGTCCTTGCTAAACGATGCCGTTACG GTTGTCATGTACCACATGATGGAGTCCTACAACGAGATTGGCTTAGACAAGATAATTGCCCAGGACATAGCCAGTGGAGTGGGGTCCTTCTTTGTGGTTGCCCTAGGAGGCACTGCCATAG GCATCATCTGGGGTTTCCTTACTGGCCTAGTCACACGTTTTACGGATCATGTTCGAGTCATAGAAcccattttcattttcgtgATGGCCTATCTGGCCTACCTCAATGCGGAAATCTTCCACATGAGCGGTATCTTAGc CATCACATTCTGTGGCATCACAATGAAAAACTATGTGGAATCGAATATATCCCAAAAGTCCCACACGACTGTTAAATATGCCTTGAAAATGCTGTCCAGCTCGGCGGAGACCATTATCTTTATGTTCCTAGGCGTGGCCACGGTGAACAATATGCACGTATGGAATACGTGGTTTGTGGTGCTGACCATCGCCTTCTGTTCAGTGTTTCGTGTGATAG GAGTAATTCTGCTATCGGCCCTTGCCAATCGGTTCCGCTTGCATAAATTATCGCGAGTGGATCAGTTTGTGATGTCCTATGGTGGATTGCGTGGTGCTGTTGCCTTTGCCTTGGTCCTGTTGGTGGATGAGAATGTGGTCAAGCAGAAGAACATGTTTGTTACCACCACAATAGCTGTGATCTACTTTACTGTCTTCCTGCAAGGCATCACCATCAAGCCGCTGGTGAAGATCCTGAATGTGAAGCGAGCCAATAAACGCAAGCCAACCATGAACGAGCGTATTCATGAAAGA ttcATGGATCACTTGATGGCTGGCATTGAGGATATTGTGGGCAAGACAGGCAACTACAATGTGCGTGATAAATTCAAGCGTTTCGACAATCGCTTCATTCGCCCTCTGCTGATCAGAGATCTAAAG GGCGCTGAGCCGAAGATCATCGAGACCTATTCCAAACTGACAATGCGCGATGCCATGGAGGTGATGAGACGAAATCCCTCCACCATTGGCCAGATGACGGGCACCGAGTCGATGAGCGCCCTGTTCCGGAATTATACCAATAACTATATTGGCGGCAG TCCCAGCCTGACAAATCTTGACAATACCTGTTCCCGCAATCTGGATATGGCTGAGCTTGATTATAATCCATCCAAAAAGGATCTGACTGATGCCAAGATCCACCATCTCTTGGCCGAAGAACTGAAGCCTTATAGAAGG CACCGTCGTCTTAGTTATAGCCGACACGCAGTAGATGACAGAGATTTGTCCACCCAG GTCAATTATAAGATGCAAATGAATTTCCGGCGAATGTTTAATGATCGGAAACATCACAAGCGCAGCAAACGTGGTGCCAGCAATAAg GAGCCCAAGGAGAATGTCAAACAAAATCATGTCTCTTTCCATGATTTTCAACAGAACGGCACCACCAAGCAGCTCACCAATG ACTATATTAACAATGTGCTTAACGAAACAGCCGAGGAGTGCCAACAGAACCCCAACGAGATCAATGTTGTTGGCCCCAGCGACGATTGGGATGACGGCCTGACCTTCACCGCCAAATCATCAC TGGCTGAGCATCCGATACCCGAAGAGGATCGCAACCTTTCTCGCGAATCTGATGGAGAAAGGCGAGTGGCCACTCCCACAGCTACGGAATCCCAGCTGCCGTGGAAACGCCAAGGCGATGAATGTACGGATGCAGTGCAGCAGAACGAGTTTCCTGCCTGGGCCTCGAACAAGGAATACTTGGCCTACAACTCTCCCAGTGCAACATTCCTAG GTGGTATAAACAAGCCTAAACAGCCCAAGTCCGTCATAGGTCTCTTCCGGCGTGAGAGTTCCAGCTCCAAGGCCGGCAGCATCGGAATCGGCAGCACGGGTACCGTGGATGCCGCCGCCAGCAGCGCGGATCCCATGGTTGTGCCTTCCTCCCAAGCCATCCAACCGCCGGCGGTGGGTGGTCTACCGGGTCCATCGACATCGATGCACAATCCCCGTCTGGACAAGCGTTCGCAGTCGATATCCTCCGGTTCGCTGGGCGCCGGAGCCCATCAACTCGGTCCGGATGGCCATTCCGGTCCATTTCCGGTTACGGCTAGTCATCGACGGAATGTGCGCAGAGGCTCCATGCTGGAGCTCAGTGG TGACACTATACCCGAGGAGTCGTCGTACCAGCATGGCCACTCCAAGTCCCTCTGCGAGCCGGCGGATTCGGATGACTGGGACGGAGCACCTCTGTCCGCCGCCAGCGGGGCCAACAGCGAGAGAATGATGCGGAGCGGGCGGGAACCGCTCCTGCCACGCCCCTCCAACACGCCCCGCGCCCAGATACGACGCATGAACGCCGGTGCCGTGGGCGGGGCAGTTGGTAGCCTGGGCGGGCGGAAGAATCAGGTGACCAAAGCCCTCCTCGACTACGAGGACTCCGAAACGGACTCCGACGAGGATGAtgacgacgaggacgaggattTCGATCTGTACGATGACGAGAACATTGTGGTCACCACCTTTACCACGCCAGCAGCTCCGGGCGTAAGGAGACCCGGATCCAGTCCTGGTTCCGGATCGgatgccaccaccaccacgacGAGCATCCGACTGACCCGCAACAACGACGAGAGCATCATTTGA